One segment of Rhodopirellula baltica SH 1 DNA contains the following:
- a CDS encoding integrase translates to MTCCSRVACAAGCEVGFSGWKPKPHGLLLWQGTDIRQIQQLLGHNDVKTTEIDTHVRNPNEAKVVSLLDRLVRDEVAVAGCARAD, encoded by the coding sequence GTGACTTGTTGTTCACGCGTCGCTTGTGCAGCGGGTTGTGAGGTGGGATTCTCAGGCTGGAAGCCTAAGCCACATGGGTTGCTGCTGTGGCAGGGAACCGACATTCGTCAGATTCAGCAGTTGCTGGGGCACAACGACGTGAAGACGACGGAGATCGACACGCATGTGCGGAATCCGAACGAGGCGAAGGTGGTCAGTCTGTTGGATCGGTTGGTGCGGGACGAGGTGGCGGTTGCGGGTTGCGCTCGGGCCGACTGA